The following proteins are co-located in the Dromiciops gliroides isolate mDroGli1 chromosome 2, mDroGli1.pri, whole genome shotgun sequence genome:
- the LOC122740798 gene encoding LOW QUALITY PROTEIN: histone H3-like centromeric protein A (The sequence of the model RefSeq protein was modified relative to this genomic sequence to represent the inferred CDS: deleted 2 bases in 2 codons), giving the protein MKPVRRKTTPKKLPRTPSRPRVSTSTTPPAGSSHRHRFPGRRGQGILREIHKLQKSTNLLISKAPFGRLVREICLRYTRGVDYYWQTLALLALQEAAEAFITHLFEDAYLLSIHARRVTLYPKDFIQLPRRIRGLQEGPG; this is encoded by the exons ATGAAACCGGTTCGCCGCAAAACCACCCCAAAGAAGCTCCCTAGGACCCCGTCTCGGCCCCGCGTCTCCACCTCCACCACACCCCCCGCAGGCTCTTCTCATCGCCATCGCTTTCCCGGTAGACGAGGCCAAGGAATTCTTAGGGAGATCCACAAGCTACAGAAAAGCACAAACCTGCTGATCAGTAAGGCACCCTTTGGTCGACTAGTTAGAGAAATATGCCTCAGATATACTCGAGGAGTGGACTATTATTGGCAAACTCTGGCCCTACTGGCCCTACAGGAGGCAGCAGAAGCATTTATAACTCATTTATTTGAAGATGCCTATCTCCTCTCCATACATGCCCGGAGGGTA accctgtatcccaaagat ttcatTCAACTGCCCAGAAGGATCCGAGGTTTACAGGAAGGACCAGGCTAA